One stretch of Chryseobacterium indologenes DNA includes these proteins:
- the lptC gene encoding LPS export ABC transporter periplasmic protein LptC gives MNFSKKIVYQNIAYLFSCAIFFIFTSCEEDLTKKNGNNSKNFPSQIINNANIVQRDSGFVILRAKAPIIEKYELIDSSYTVARKGIDIEFFDKKKPKTPGTIKAKYAKFFDYKKFYEAKGNVRITTNEGQKFAMQSVYWDQIKKRIYTKDTVYVTMEDGSTLVGANGMTAKDDFSEYTFYNNSGDFNSKRLSENKK, from the coding sequence ATGAATTTTTCAAAAAAAATAGTATATCAAAATATAGCATACCTTTTTAGTTGTGCTATATTTTTTATATTCACATCCTGTGAAGAGGATCTTACCAAAAAGAACGGAAATAACAGCAAAAACTTTCCTTCACAGATCATTAATAATGCGAATATTGTACAACGTGATTCCGGATTTGTAATCCTAAGGGCCAAAGCTCCTATTATTGAAAAATATGAGCTGATTGACAGCTCATATACAGTGGCCAGAAAAGGAATCGATATTGAATTTTTTGATAAGAAAAAACCAAAAACACCAGGAACAATTAAGGCTAAATATGCCAAATTTTTTGATTACAAAAAGTTTTACGAAGCGAAAGGCAATGTAAGAATTACCACCAATGAAGGTCAAAAATTTGCCATGCAGAGCGTTTATTGGGATCAAATCAAAAAAAGGATCTATACCAAGGATACAGTATATGTAACAATGGAGGACGGCTCTACATTGGTAGGTGCCAACGGAATGACAGCAAAGGATGACTTTTCGGAATATACTTTCTATAACAATTCAGGAGACTTTAATTCCAAAAGGCTTTCTGAGAATAAAAAATAG
- a CDS encoding DHA2 family efflux MFS transporter permease subunit — protein sequence MQDSLVEYGARRVIITITAILCALLEIVDSTIVNVALNEMKGNLGATLSEVGWVITAYAIGNVIIVPMTSWLSQQFGRRNYFAASIIIFTLFSFLCGNATNIWELVFFRLMQGIGGGALLVTSQTIITESYPIEKRSMAQAIYGLGVIIGPTLGPPLGGYIVDNYSWPYIFYINIPIGIAATLMTLQFVRSPKYAEKRKVSDVDWLGIALLAVTVGSLQFILERGHEEDWFESGMIVAFTIAAILGFILFLWRELTFKYPIVELRVLKNGNLRIGTVMSFVLGFGLYGSTFIVPLYTQSILGWTALQSGALMIPAALTTAFMMPIIGKLLTRGAKQQILVSLGLFIFFIYSFWGYKILTPDTSKEAFFWMLIVRGAGLGLLFIPITSLSLSTLKGQEIGQGAAFTGMMRQLGGSFGIAAITTFIANAGQTYRNNLISHLDVNSFDVQQRLAALKASFIAKGMTPDAAMNAAYKMLDLSVTKQATVLSYMDVFLYLGVIFLICIPFILFIKERKSKEKIDLSEAMH from the coding sequence ATGCAAGATTCATTAGTAGAATATGGAGCCCGAAGAGTGATTATTACAATCACAGCCATTCTTTGTGCTCTGCTTGAGATTGTGGACTCCACGATTGTGAATGTTGCCCTTAATGAAATGAAGGGGAACCTGGGAGCTACACTTTCAGAAGTGGGCTGGGTGATTACTGCCTATGCCATCGGAAACGTAATTATCGTACCGATGACCAGCTGGCTTTCTCAGCAGTTCGGGCGTAGAAATTACTTTGCAGCTTCCATTATCATATTTACCCTGTTTTCTTTCCTCTGCGGAAATGCAACGAATATCTGGGAACTGGTATTTTTCAGACTGATGCAGGGAATTGGTGGTGGAGCTCTTCTGGTAACATCACAAACGATTATTACGGAGTCTTATCCGATTGAAAAGAGAAGTATGGCGCAGGCCATCTACGGATTGGGGGTAATTATCGGCCCTACATTAGGTCCGCCGCTGGGAGGATATATCGTTGACAATTACAGCTGGCCATATATTTTCTATATCAATATTCCCATCGGGATTGCTGCAACACTGATGACCCTTCAGTTTGTAAGAAGTCCGAAATATGCTGAAAAACGTAAAGTATCAGATGTTGACTGGCTGGGAATTGCTTTACTGGCTGTAACCGTAGGTTCATTACAGTTCATCCTGGAAAGAGGTCATGAAGAAGATTGGTTTGAAAGCGGGATGATTGTAGCGTTCACCATAGCAGCCATTTTAGGATTTATATTATTCCTCTGGCGGGAGCTTACTTTCAAATATCCGATTGTGGAACTCAGGGTATTGAAAAACGGAAACTTAAGGATTGGAACTGTCATGTCCTTTGTCTTAGGATTCGGATTGTATGGATCTACCTTTATCGTTCCGTTGTATACACAGAGTATTTTGGGATGGACAGCTCTTCAGTCGGGAGCTTTAATGATTCCGGCAGCGTTAACCACAGCTTTTATGATGCCTATCATCGGAAAGCTGCTGACAAGAGGAGCAAAACAACAGATATTGGTTTCCCTGGGACTGTTCATCTTCTTTATTTATAGTTTCTGGGGCTATAAAATTTTAACTCCGGATACGAGTAAAGAAGCTTTCTTCTGGATGCTTATTGTGAGAGGAGCCGGATTAGGACTGTTATTTATCCCGATTACGTCTCTTTCATTAAGTACGCTGAAAGGGCAGGAAATTGGCCAGGGAGCTGCTTTTACCGGGATGATGAGACAGCTGGGAGGATCCTTTGGGATTGCAGCCATTACCACTTTCATTGCGAATGCAGGGCAGACCTACAGGAATAATCTGATTTCCCATTTAGATGTAAACAGTTTTGATGTCCAGCAAAGACTGGCCGCATTAAAAGCCAGTTTCATCGCAAAAGGAATGACTCCTGATGCAGCAATGAATGCCGCTTATAAGATGCTGGACCTATCAGTAACCAAACAGGCAACAGTTTTGTCTTATATGGATGTATTTCTTTACCTCGGTGTAATATTTTTAATATGTATTCCGTTTATCTTGTTTATAAAAGAAAGAAAGAGTAAAGAAAAAATTGATTTGAGTGAAGCCATGCACTAA
- a CDS encoding anhydro-N-acetylmuramic acid kinase, translated as MKTLAIGLMSGTSLDGLDICLAEFEKKDKWHFQILKAETLPYSPDWENKLKNSIHLSATELLELHSDYGFYLGQKTKDFIEKHQLENIGLIASHGHTVFHQPQRKFTLQIGDGRAIKMKTGIPVLYDFRSQDVLMEGNGAPLVPIGDELLFSQYDACLNLGGFSNISMISKGRRIAFDIAPVNIVLNHLAQQLNESYDENGDMARKGKISETLLAELNSLSFYQLPHPKSLGVEWCHQSIFPKLKDIAPLEALATFTEHIAQQISKIINENKIKNIFITGGGAYNTFLIEKIKEKTKSEIIIPEKQIIEYKEALIFAFMGVLKINNEINVLSSATGSTADHCSGIIA; from the coding sequence ATGAAAACGCTTGCCATCGGACTCATGTCCGGAACAAGTTTAGACGGATTGGATATCTGTCTTGCTGAATTTGAAAAAAAGGACAAATGGCATTTTCAGATCCTGAAAGCTGAAACTCTACCCTATTCTCCTGATTGGGAAAATAAACTTAAAAATTCCATTCACCTTTCAGCAACGGAGCTGTTAGAACTTCATTCCGATTACGGGTTTTATCTGGGGCAAAAAACCAAAGATTTTATAGAAAAGCATCAGCTTGAAAATATTGGACTGATCGCCTCTCATGGCCATACGGTATTTCATCAGCCTCAAAGAAAATTTACCCTTCAGATTGGAGATGGCAGAGCCATTAAAATGAAAACAGGAATACCGGTACTTTATGATTTCAGAAGTCAGGATGTCCTGATGGAAGGAAATGGAGCTCCTCTTGTTCCTATAGGTGATGAGCTTCTTTTTTCACAATATGATGCTTGTCTTAACTTGGGCGGGTTTTCAAATATTTCTATGATATCAAAAGGTAGAAGGATTGCCTTTGATATTGCTCCTGTTAATATTGTACTGAATCACCTGGCTCAACAATTGAATGAAAGCTATGATGAAAATGGAGATATGGCAAGAAAAGGAAAAATATCTGAAACTTTACTTGCTGAACTTAACTCTTTAAGCTTCTATCAGCTACCTCATCCAAAATCATTGGGAGTAGAATGGTGTCATCAATCTATATTTCCAAAGCTTAAAGACATAGCTCCTCTGGAAGCACTGGCTACATTTACGGAACATATTGCCCAGCAAATTTCTAAGATCATCAACGAAAATAAGATAAAGAATATATTCATTACCGGTGGAGGTGCTTATAACACTTTTTTAATAGAAAAAATAAAAGAAAAAACAAAATCTGAGATAATTATACCGGAAAAACAAATCATTGAATATAAAGAAGCTTTAATCTTTGCATTCATGGGTGTTTTAAAAATAAATAATGAAATCAATGTCCTGTCTTCCGCTACAGGAAGTACCGCCGACCATTGTTCAGGGATTATCGCTTGA
- a CDS encoding TQO small subunit DoxD translates to MKHTTNSQSYDLAGLYTLSLRMVIGWTYFSAFWRRLILENKLIPDEKGYIGEKFNHFLPNALGIKPIIEYLVTHPDALQRSMMTFTIIEALVGLFIILGLFTRLMSIGIFSLAMGILLGSGWLGTTCLDEWQIGVLGIAGGFVLFLTGSGSYSLDDYFIRKNKVFTQKKWFQWFGSGRLPISRPKAFVLIGSLLIFGLTLYTNQYFHGGVWGTLHNKSVKPNLEISNIFHDNSDLTFEVFRTEGADVYGSFLIGIHILDKNGNILKEIDHKELSKFPKDHIQNHYVAKIKPGKHSLIIPLGAKADISIGINDILQKEAIHTLKLIDISGIEWTERIK, encoded by the coding sequence ATGAAACATACTACGAACAGCCAGTCTTATGATCTGGCCGGATTATACACTTTATCTCTCCGAATGGTTATCGGATGGACTTATTTTTCAGCCTTCTGGCGCAGACTTATCCTTGAAAACAAGCTTATTCCTGATGAAAAGGGATATATAGGAGAAAAATTCAATCATTTTTTACCCAATGCTCTAGGAATTAAACCCATTATAGAATATCTGGTCACCCATCCGGATGCTTTACAAAGATCCATGATGACTTTTACCATCATCGAAGCCTTGGTAGGATTATTTATTATTCTGGGCTTATTTACGCGGCTCATGAGTATTGGAATTTTCAGTCTTGCTATGGGTATTCTTCTTGGTTCAGGATGGTTGGGAACAACCTGTCTGGATGAATGGCAAATAGGAGTTCTGGGAATTGCGGGTGGTTTTGTTTTATTCCTTACGGGAAGCGGATCTTACTCTCTTGATGATTATTTTATCAGGAAAAATAAAGTTTTTACTCAGAAAAAATGGTTCCAATGGTTTGGTTCCGGAAGGCTGCCTATTTCCAGACCAAAAGCTTTTGTACTCATAGGTTCTCTTTTAATCTTTGGCCTTACCCTTTATACCAATCAATATTTTCATGGTGGTGTTTGGGGAACTTTACATAATAAGTCAGTCAAACCTAACCTTGAAATTTCCAATATTTTTCATGATAATTCGGATTTAACATTTGAAGTTTTCAGAACAGAAGGTGCTGATGTATATGGTTCTTTCCTGATTGGAATCCATATCCTTGATAAAAATGGAAATATTTTAAAGGAAATAGATCATAAAGAGCTTTCAAAGTTCCCAAAAGACCATATTCAAAATCATTATGTAGCCAAAATAAAGCCTGGAAAACACAGTCTTATTATTCCATTAGGAGCTAAAGCAGATATCAGTATCGGGATTAATGATATTCTTCAAAAAGAGGCTATTCACACTTTAAAGCTAATAGACATTAGTGGAATTGAATGGACGGAAAGAATAAAATAA
- a CDS encoding TetR/AcrR family transcriptional regulator, translated as MISKEENILFAAEKLFAEKGFDGTSTREISKAANVNISMISYYFGSKEKLYEKLVEYRMNEGQFFSRDIVERTDLNEWQKIEKIIDQFSNRIRTQKCFYRIMQREQLHTSNPQIVEFLKETKMSFLSMYSRILENGLKSGVFTKNPPIYLLHSTISGTLFYAFNAKEMYKEFLNDTEDEDVFDEKFYTELNKHIKHLLKDLLGYEENK; from the coding sequence ATGATTTCAAAAGAAGAAAATATATTATTTGCTGCTGAAAAGCTCTTTGCTGAAAAGGGTTTTGATGGAACTTCTACCAGGGAAATCTCTAAGGCAGCAAATGTAAATATCTCAATGATCTCTTACTATTTTGGATCGAAAGAAAAGCTTTATGAGAAATTGGTTGAGTACAGGATGAATGAGGGACAGTTTTTCTCAAGAGATATTGTAGAAAGAACAGACCTGAATGAATGGCAGAAGATTGAAAAAATTATAGATCAGTTTTCCAACAGAATAAGAACTCAAAAGTGTTTTTACAGGATTATGCAGCGTGAACAGCTCCATACCAGTAATCCACAAATTGTAGAATTTTTGAAAGAAACCAAAATGTCATTCCTCTCTATGTATTCCCGAATACTGGAAAATGGGCTGAAGAGTGGTGTATTTACAAAGAATCCTCCTATTTATTTACTTCATTCCACGATAAGCGGAACCTTATTTTATGCATTCAATGCTAAAGAAATGTATAAGGAATTCCTGAATGATACTGAAGATGAGGACGTTTTTGATGAAAAATTTTATACAGAACTTAACAAACATATAAAACATTTACTAAAAGACCTTTTAGGTTATGAAGAGAATAAATAA
- a CDS encoding alpha/beta hydrolase, whose protein sequence is MKPLFSFLFSLFLICLHAQTIYSKAYGNEQNPAVIFIHGGPSGNATLFEGTTAQKLADKGFYVIVYDRRGEGRSKDENATMTFKESFEDLNQLYNTYHIRKAHILAHSFGGIIGTLFTHKFPEKVRTLTLAGALFTQQETYDHILKQAKEHFKNDPAQLQEISEIENLDKNSAAYRKRCYETASKMNFFNMPTPTPESKSLREEYEAGEFYKNNIRNHNSPIKFYQNEPLNNLDNTAVLKEIKRKNVPIFAIYGKNDGIFSEKQLNHLKNIVGTKNFKLIDNCSHYLFVDQQDEFLKFIKLTLK, encoded by the coding sequence ATGAAACCATTGTTTTCCTTTCTTTTTTCTTTGTTTTTAATTTGCCTGCATGCTCAAACCATCTATTCAAAAGCGTATGGTAACGAACAGAATCCCGCTGTTATTTTTATTCATGGCGGCCCCAGCGGTAATGCGACTTTATTTGAAGGAACAACGGCTCAGAAACTGGCTGATAAAGGATTTTATGTAATTGTATATGACAGACGTGGTGAAGGGCGTTCCAAAGATGAAAATGCCACCATGACCTTTAAAGAAAGTTTTGAAGATCTGAATCAGCTTTATAATACTTACCACATCAGAAAAGCTCATATCCTTGCCCATAGCTTCGGAGGAATCATCGGCACTCTCTTTACCCATAAGTTTCCGGAAAAAGTACGAACGCTTACCCTGGCAGGCGCTTTATTTACCCAACAGGAAACTTACGATCATATTTTGAAGCAGGCCAAAGAGCATTTCAAAAATGATCCTGCTCAATTACAAGAGATCTCTGAAATAGAAAATCTGGATAAAAACTCAGCGGCTTACCGAAAAAGATGTTATGAAACTGCCAGTAAAATGAATTTCTTCAATATGCCCACTCCGACTCCGGAAAGTAAAAGTCTGAGAGAGGAATATGAGGCTGGTGAATTTTATAAAAATAATATCAGAAACCATAACTCTCCTATCAAATTCTATCAGAATGAACCATTGAATAATCTTGACAATACAGCTGTTTTAAAAGAAATCAAAAGAAAAAATGTTCCTATTTTCGCAATCTATGGAAAGAATGACGGCATATTCTCAGAAAAGCAACTGAACCATCTTAAAAATATTGTAGGAACAAAGAATTTTAAACTTATAGATAACTGTTCCCATTATTTATTTGTAGATCAGCAGGATGAATTTTTAAAATTTATTAAGCTAACATTAAAATAA
- a CDS encoding ATP-binding protein → MNWENIAGQENLKKLLRESIAENRVSHAQLFVGKEGYGTLPMVLAYAKEILSQENEHAASKVEHLNHLDLHFSFPVFTDNRNSLSKNKFEEFREMILSSPYASYDDWTAFLESENKQLFISADEVDDQNQKFSLKSFEGGTKILIVWRADKMNVAASNKFLKFLEEPPAKTIILLTAESTNDILPTILSRTQVVEIPRIHDEDIEAYVKKKFSVTEERVREIVHEAQGDLNEAIKLLNSGDKSNEFEKLFVQWVRDAFMVKKKPEYLRSIILWAREIAGWNREKQKNFLNYCSEIFRLALLQNYQSENLVYKKIDANGFNWTGFSKFISGANIENILEEINTADLHLTRNGNPKIVWTDLGIKLSRYIHKST, encoded by the coding sequence ATGAATTGGGAGAACATCGCCGGACAGGAAAACCTGAAAAAACTTCTTAGAGAAAGCATTGCCGAAAACAGAGTGAGCCATGCCCAGCTTTTCGTAGGAAAGGAAGGTTATGGAACTTTACCGATGGTGCTGGCCTATGCAAAAGAGATTTTAAGTCAGGAAAATGAGCACGCTGCTTCAAAAGTAGAACATCTTAATCACTTAGATCTGCATTTCAGTTTCCCCGTTTTTACAGATAACAGAAATTCTTTAAGTAAAAATAAATTTGAAGAGTTTCGGGAGATGATCCTTTCTTCTCCGTATGCAAGCTATGATGACTGGACAGCTTTTTTAGAATCAGAAAACAAGCAGCTCTTTATTTCTGCAGATGAAGTTGATGATCAGAACCAGAAGTTTTCATTAAAAAGTTTTGAAGGGGGAACTAAAATCCTCATCGTTTGGAGAGCTGATAAAATGAATGTTGCTGCCTCTAACAAGTTTCTTAAATTTCTTGAAGAACCTCCGGCGAAAACCATTATCCTCCTTACTGCAGAAAGTACCAATGATATTTTACCAACCATACTTTCCCGTACTCAGGTGGTAGAAATTCCAAGAATTCATGATGAAGATATTGAAGCGTATGTAAAGAAGAAATTCTCTGTCACAGAAGAGAGAGTAAGGGAAATTGTTCATGAAGCACAAGGGGATCTTAATGAAGCAATAAAACTTCTGAATTCTGGGGATAAGAGTAATGAATTTGAAAAACTCTTTGTGCAGTGGGTTCGTGATGCCTTTATGGTAAAGAAGAAACCGGAATATCTCAGAAGTATTATACTCTGGGCAAGGGAAATAGCAGGCTGGAATAGAGAAAAGCAGAAGAATTTTTTAAATTATTGTTCTGAAATCTTCAGACTGGCGCTTCTTCAGAATTATCAATCGGAAAATCTGGTGTATAAAAAGATTGATGCAAATGGTTTCAATTGGACTGGTTTTTCAAAGTTCATCAGTGGGGCCAATATCGAAAATATTCTGGAAGAGATCAATACAGCTGATCTGCATCTTACCAGAAATGGAAACCCTAAAATAGTATGGACAGATCTTGGAATAAAATTATCAAGATATATTCATAAAAGTACATAA
- a CDS encoding DNA-3-methyladenine glycosylase I: protein MSYCLAIEGMQPESRKKLHKNYHDNYYGFPIHDDNELFGRLILEINQAGLSWETVLKKEESFRKAYDHFDIKKIAAYTEEDRERLLSDSGIIRNKLKVNAAIENAKTILDLQKEFGSFEKWLEHHHPKTLPEWMKLFKKTFKFTGGEIVNEFLMSTGYLKGAHHGTCPIHAKVLEQKPMWKKAEG from the coding sequence ATGAGTTATTGTTTAGCAATAGAAGGAATGCAGCCTGAGAGCAGAAAAAAACTGCACAAAAACTATCACGACAACTATTATGGATTTCCCATTCATGATGATAATGAATTGTTTGGAAGATTAATTTTAGAGATCAACCAGGCAGGATTAAGTTGGGAGACAGTGCTGAAAAAAGAAGAAAGTTTCCGAAAAGCTTATGATCATTTTGATATTAAAAAGATAGCGGCATATACGGAGGAAGATCGTGAAAGACTTTTAAGCGACAGTGGAATTATCAGAAATAAGCTAAAAGTGAATGCTGCCATTGAAAATGCAAAAACAATACTGGATTTACAAAAAGAATTTGGCTCATTTGAAAAGTGGCTGGAGCATCATCATCCTAAAACATTACCGGAATGGATGAAATTGTTTAAGAAAACATTCAAGTTTACAGGAGGTGAAATTGTAAATGAATTTCTGATGAGCACAGGATATCTGAAAGGAGCTCATCATGGAACCTGCCCGATTCATGCAAAAGTATTAGAACAAAAACCTATGTGGAAGAAGGCAGAAGGGTAA
- a CDS encoding MazG-like protein, with protein MDTNNFDKIIKRSLNIREKYHQLEIKGNGTEWTLEEDALAYLTDAGLVGRNVMSHQKTWLKRDSAEELEHKLAENIWWLIVLADRTGIDLKEALEKFLTKTENIFK; from the coding sequence ATGGATACAAATAATTTTGACAAAATCATAAAACGTTCTTTAAATATCAGGGAAAAGTATCACCAGCTGGAAATAAAAGGAAACGGAACAGAATGGACATTGGAGGAGGATGCTCTTGCTTATCTTACTGACGCGGGATTAGTAGGGAGAAATGTGATGTCTCATCAGAAAACATGGCTGAAAAGAGATTCTGCGGAAGAACTGGAGCATAAATTAGCAGAAAATATCTGGTGGCTGATCGTCCTGGCAGACCGTACAGGAATTGATCTTAAAGAAGCCTTGGAAAAATTTTTAACTAAAACAGAAAATATATTTAAATGA
- a CDS encoding HlyD family secretion protein, with translation MENNNTQAAEPKKKKSLVFPIILAAVVIGGGIYGYRAYSYGQYHEETDDAQIASNMAPVISKISGYVAEVKVKDNQFVKKGDTLVILDNRDQKMALEQSQAALTTAKSNISTAEATTTATSKNINSSEAAVATANAQIEAAKVNVWKTSQDLKRYANLVKDHSITEQQYEQALAAKQSADKQLQVLVEQRNQIAQQTTIASSQTAASSQQISVANSVAKQREVDVENAKLNLSYTVILAPEDGYVGKVSTQAGQYLQAGSQLFALVKNDQKWVVANFKETQVDKMVEGQKVKIEIDAFPDKEFDGVVSSFSPATGATFSILPPDNASGNFVKVVQRLPVKIDFVNLDKNIAKRLRTGMNVKAEVSLK, from the coding sequence ATGGAAAATAATAATACACAGGCAGCTGAACCTAAAAAGAAAAAAAGTTTAGTCTTTCCTATCATTTTAGCAGCCGTAGTAATCGGAGGAGGAATCTACGGTTACAGAGCATATAGCTATGGGCAGTACCATGAAGAGACTGACGATGCTCAGATTGCTTCCAATATGGCACCGGTAATTTCTAAGATCTCAGGATATGTAGCTGAGGTAAAAGTAAAAGATAACCAGTTCGTAAAGAAAGGGGACACACTTGTCATTTTAGACAACAGAGACCAGAAAATGGCTCTTGAACAATCACAGGCTGCTTTAACGACAGCAAAAAGCAATATTTCTACTGCAGAAGCTACTACAACTGCTACTTCTAAGAATATTAACAGCTCTGAAGCTGCTGTAGCAACAGCCAATGCACAGATTGAAGCTGCTAAAGTAAACGTTTGGAAAACTTCTCAGGATTTAAAAAGATATGCGAATCTTGTAAAAGACCATTCTATTACAGAACAGCAATATGAACAGGCTTTGGCTGCAAAACAATCTGCAGATAAACAGCTTCAGGTATTGGTTGAGCAAAGAAACCAAATCGCTCAGCAGACTACCATAGCCTCTTCTCAGACGGCTGCAAGTTCTCAACAAATCAGTGTTGCAAATTCGGTGGCAAAACAAAGAGAAGTAGATGTGGAAAATGCTAAATTAAATTTATCATACACTGTAATTCTGGCTCCGGAAGACGGATATGTAGGCAAAGTATCTACTCAGGCAGGTCAGTATCTTCAGGCAGGTTCTCAGCTATTTGCCTTGGTTAAAAATGATCAGAAATGGGTAGTGGCCAACTTCAAAGAAACACAGGTAGATAAAATGGTAGAAGGCCAGAAAGTGAAAATTGAGATCGATGCTTTCCCTGATAAGGAATTTGATGGGGTAGTAAGCTCATTCTCTCCGGCTACGGGTGCAACATTCTCTATTCTTCCTCCGGATAATGCAAGCGGTAACTTTGTAAAAGTAGTTCAGAGACTTCCAGTAAAAATTGATTTTGTAAATCTTGATAAGAATATTGCAAAAAGATTAAGAACAGGAATGAATGTGAAGGCTGAGGTTTCATTGAAATAA
- a CDS encoding TolC family protein has protein sequence MKRINNSVIALSLFVGIANANAQEKKTLSLDEAVQLGIQNSKNLKIDAAKIEEATADLLEAKNRQLPELKISGSYMYLPMKPTVDMKFGGASGGAGGPEIHQVLYGSANLSVPIYSGGRIKYGIQSAKYLVEASKLSTENDKTAIAYNVAQAYNNLFKANQSIKVFEENLAASQKRDETFLKMENNGLIARNDRLKANLQTSNIELQLLEAKNNYNIANINMDLLLGLPENTELEVDQNYIEEGSDVKPVDFYLNEARENRKDLQALVQQRKAAELGTKAAKAENLPSLAFTGGYVAADIPKFLTVYNALNVGIGISYNLSNIWKENSSLRQSQAREKQLAATDELLNDNIKLDVNREYQNTDYSKKRISVFEKSAEQANENYRITKNKYDNGLATMTELLDADAAQIAANVGVINAKADAALAYRKLLQTTGTLTIK, from the coding sequence ATGAAGAGAATAAATAACTCAGTGATTGCATTATCACTATTCGTAGGAATAGCAAATGCAAATGCTCAGGAGAAAAAGACCCTTTCTCTTGACGAAGCTGTGCAGCTGGGAATCCAGAACAGCAAGAATCTCAAGATCGATGCAGCCAAGATCGAGGAGGCTACCGCTGATCTTTTGGAAGCTAAAAACAGACAGCTTCCGGAACTGAAGATTTCAGGAAGTTATATGTATCTTCCGATGAAACCGACAGTAGATATGAAATTTGGAGGCGCTTCAGGTGGGGCAGGCGGTCCGGAGATTCATCAGGTATTGTATGGTTCAGCTAATCTTAGCGTTCCTATTTACAGTGGCGGAAGAATTAAATATGGGATTCAGTCAGCAAAATATTTGGTAGAAGCCTCCAAGCTAAGCACGGAAAATGATAAGACCGCTATTGCTTATAATGTTGCTCAGGCTTATAATAATCTGTTTAAAGCTAATCAGTCTATCAAAGTTTTTGAAGAAAATCTTGCTGCTTCCCAGAAGAGAGACGAAACTTTCCTGAAAATGGAAAATAACGGATTGATTGCAAGAAATGACAGGTTAAAGGCAAATCTTCAGACTTCCAATATCGAACTTCAACTGCTTGAAGCTAAAAACAATTATAATATTGCCAACATCAATATGGATCTTTTGCTTGGGCTTCCTGAGAATACAGAACTTGAAGTGGATCAAAATTATATTGAAGAGGGTTCAGATGTGAAACCTGTTGATTTTTATCTAAACGAAGCCAGAGAAAACCGTAAAGACCTTCAGGCTTTAGTTCAACAGAGAAAAGCCGCAGAATTGGGAACCAAAGCAGCCAAAGCAGAAAACCTTCCTTCACTGGCATTTACCGGAGGGTATGTAGCAGCAGATATTCCTAAGTTTCTTACTGTTTACAATGCATTAAATGTAGGAATCGGAATTTCTTATAACCTATCCAATATTTGGAAAGAGAATTCATCATTAAGACAATCCCAGGCGAGAGAAAAACAATTGGCTGCTACTGATGAATTACTGAATGATAACATTAAGCTTGATGTAAACAGAGAATATCAGAATACGGATTATTCTAAAAAGAGAATTTCTGTTTTTGAAAAATCAGCTGAACAGGCAAATGAAAACTACAGAATTACCAAAAATAAATATGATAATGGTCTTGCAACCATGACAGAATTATTGGATGCTGACGCGGCTCAGATTGCGGCTAACGTTGGCGTAATCAATGCAAAGGCTGACGCGGCATTAGCTTATAGAAAACTATTACAAACAACAGGAACTTTAACAATTAAATAA